A window of Polaromonas hydrogenivorans contains these coding sequences:
- a CDS encoding FitA-like ribbon-helix-helix domain-containing protein gives MPTTLTLKNIPDALYGRLKEAAEVHRRSLNSEVLVCLESILLPQKISVDEHLARARQLRKALPSGAFSAQDIARLREEGRP, from the coding sequence ATGCCCACTACGCTGACCCTGAAGAACATTCCGGATGCACTTTATGGCCGCCTCAAGGAAGCCGCCGAGGTGCATCGACGCAGCTTGAACAGCGAGGTGCTGGTGTGCCTTGAATCCATCCTGCTGCCGCAAAAAATATCGGTCGATGAGCATTTGGCGCGGGCGCGCCAACTCAGGAAAGCGCTGCCCAGCGGGGCATTCAGTGCGCAAGACATTGCACGGCTGCGCGAAGAGGGGCGCCCGTGA
- a CDS encoding type II toxin-antitoxin system VapC family toxin, whose product MIVVDSNILAYLYLPGDFTEQAEKLLAQDPDWVAPVLWRSEFRNILAGFMRRGTLTFDQAYAIQREAEGLLSSKEYEVDSYAVLDLVRKSDCSAYDCEFVALAVQLGTRLATMDKKVLRNFPEHSFSMGAPAH is encoded by the coding sequence GTGATCGTTGTGGATTCGAACATTCTGGCGTATCTCTACCTGCCCGGTGATTTCACGGAACAAGCCGAGAAGCTGTTGGCCCAAGACCCCGATTGGGTGGCGCCTGTCCTTTGGCGCAGCGAGTTTCGCAACATCCTGGCCGGATTCATGCGGCGCGGCACGCTCACTTTTGACCAGGCCTATGCCATCCAGCGTGAGGCGGAAGGCTTGCTGAGCAGCAAGGAATATGAAGTGGACTCTTATGCAGTCCTTGATCTGGTGAGAAAAAGCGATTGCTCCGCTTATGACTGCGAGTTTGTTGCCCTGGCTGTCCAACTGGGAACGCGGCTGGCTACCATGGATAAAAAGGTACTTCGAAACTTTCCGGAACATTCGTTCTCGATGGGCGCACCGGCACATTGA